The Phacochoerus africanus isolate WHEZ1 chromosome 3, ROS_Pafr_v1, whole genome shotgun sequence genome window below encodes:
- the VPS16 gene encoding vacuolar protein sorting-associated protein 16 homolog isoform X1: MGGSGSGSALLQPALGGCPLRAGQPPPALAMDCYTANWNPLGDSAFYRKYELYSMDWDLKEELRDCLVAAAPYGGPIALLRNPWRKEKAASVRPVLEIYSASGMPLASLMWKSGPVVSLGWSAEEELLCVQEDGVVLVYGLHGDFRRHFSMGNEVLQNRVLDARIFHTELGSGVAILTGAHRFTLSANVSDLKLRRMPEVPGLQSAPSCWTTLCRDRVAHILLAVGPDLYLLDHATCSPVTLPGLAPGVSSFLQMAVSFTSRHLALFTDTGYIWMGTASFKEKLCEFNCNIRAPPKQMVWCSRPRSKERAVVVAWERRLMVVGDTPESIQFVLDEDSYLVPELDGVRIFSRTTHEFLHEVPVASEEIFKIASMAPGALLLEAQKEYEKESQKADEYLREIQELGQLPQAVQQCIEAAGHEHWPDMQKSLLRAASFGKCFLDRFPPDSFVRMCQDLRILNAIRDYHIGIPLTYSQYKQLTIQVLLDRLVLRRLYPLAIQICEYLRLPEVQGVSRILAHWACYKVQQKDVSDEDVARAINQKLGDTPGVSYSDIAARAYGCGRTELAIKLLEYEPRSGEQVPLLLKMKRSKLALSKAIESGDTDLGEQGLGEGRVGVPGLSTGQDWTPPPHISLYLSIVFTVLLHLKNELNRGDFFMTLRNQPMALSLYRQFCKHQELETLKDLYNQDDNHQELGSFHIRASYTAEEHIEGRVAALQKAAEAFNKAKNDFAAKATEDQMRLLRLQRCLEDELGGRFLDLSVHDTVTTLILGGHNKRAEQVARDFRIPDKRLWWLKLTALADLEDWEELEKFSKSKKSPIGYLPFVEICMKQHNKYEAKKYASRVGPEQKVKALLLVGDVAQAADVAIEHRNEAEMSLVLSHCTGATDGATVDKIQRARAQAQKK; the protein is encoded by the exons GAAATATGAGCTGTATAGCATGGACTGGGACCTGAAGGAGGAACTCAGGGACTGCCTGGTGGCTGCTGCACCCTATGGGGGCCCCATTG CACTGCTGAGGAACCCCTGGCGGAAGGAGAAGGCTGCCAGCGTGCGGCCGGTGCTCGAGATCTACTCGGCTTCTGGCATGCCTCTGGCCAGTCTGATG tGGAAGAGCGGGCCCGTGGTGTCCCTGGGCTGGTCGGCCGAGGAGGAGCTGCTCTGCGTGCAGGAGGACGGCGTCGTGCTGGTGTACGGGCTTCATGGTGACTTCCGGAGACACTTCAGCATGGGCAAC GAGGTGCTCCAGAACCGGGTTCTAGATGCCCGCATCTTCCATACCGAGCTTGGTTCTGGGGTGGCCATCCTCACAGGGGCCCACCGCTTCACCCTCAGCGCCAACGTGAGCGACCTCAAACTCCGCCGGATGCCAGAGGTGCCAG GTCTGCAGAGTGCACCCTCATGCTGGACCACGCTGTGCCGGGACCGAGTGGCACACATTCTTCTGGCCGTGGGACCTGATCTTTACCTCCTGGACCATGCGACCTGCTCCCCAGTG ACACTCCCCGGCCTGGCCCCAGGAGTGAGCAGCTTCCTGCAGATGGCTGTCTCCTTCACCAGCCGGCATCTGGCACTCTTCACAGACACAGGCTACATCTGGATGGGCACGGCATCCTTCAAG GAGAAGCTGTGTGAGTTCAACTGCAACATCCGGGCCCCCCCGAAACAGATGGTCTG GTGCAGCCGTCCTCGCAGCAAGGAGAGGGCTGTTGTGGTGGCCTGGGAGAGGCGGCTCATGGTGGTGGGTGACACACCTGAGAGCATCCA GTTTGTGCTGGACGAGGACTCCTACCTGGTGCCTGAGCTGGATGGAGTCCGCATCTTCTCCCGCACCACCCATGAGTTCTTGCACGAGGTTCCAG TGGCCAGTGAGGAGATCTTTAAAATCGCCTCGATGGCCCCCGGAGCGCTGCTGCTGGAGGCCCAGAAGGAGTATGAG aaagAGAGCCAGAAGGCGGATGAGTACCTGCGGGAGATCCAGGAGCTGGGGCAGCTGCCCCAGGCCGTGCAGCAGTGCATCGAGGCTGCAGGACATGAGCACTGGCCAGACATGCAGAAGAGTCTGCTCAGG GCGGCCTCCTTCGGAAAGTGTTTCCTGGACAGGTTTCCACCCGACAGCTTCGTGCGCATGTGTCAGGATCTTCGTATACTCAATGCCATCCGGGACTATCACATCGGGATCCCCCTTACCTATAGCCA ATACAAGCAACTCACCATCCAGGTGCTGCTGGACAG GCTTGTATTGCGGAGGCTTTACCCCCTGGCCATTCAGATATGTGAGTACCTGCGGCTTCCTGAGGTGCAGGGCGTCAGCAGGATCCTGGCCCACTGGGCCTGCTACAAG GTACAACAGAAGGATGTGTCTGATGAGGATGTTGCTCGGGCCATTAACCAAAAGCTGGGAGACACGCCTGGCGTCTCTTACTCTGACATTGCTGCACGAGCCTATGGCTGTGGCCGCACGGAGCTGGCTATCAAG CTGCTGGAGTATGAGCCACGCTCTGGGGAGCAGGTACCCCTTCTCCTAAAGATGAAGAGGAGCAAACTGGCACTAAGCAAGGCCATCGAGAGCGGGGACACTGACCTGGGTGAGCAGGGTCTGGGTGAGGGCAGGGTTGGGGTCCCTGGGCTGAGCACGGGGCAGgactggaccccccccccccacatctcACTTTATCTTTCCATAGTGTTCACGGTGCTGCTGCACCTGAAGAATGAGCTGAACCGAGGAGACTTTTTCATGACACTTAGGAATCAGCCCATGGCCCTGAGTTTATACCGACAG TTCTGTAAACATCAGGAGTTGGAGACACTGAAGGACCTTTATAACCAGGATGACAACCACCAGGAGCTGGGCAGCTTCCACATCCGAGCCAGCTACACGGCAGAGGAG CATATCGAGGGGCGAGTTGCAGCTCTGCAGAAGGCAGCCGAAGCCTTCAACAAGGCCAAGAACGACTTTGCAGCCAAG GCCACAGAGGATCAAATGCGGCTCCTGCGACTGCAGCGATGTCTAGAAGACGAGCTAGGGGGCCGGTTCTTAGACCTGTCTGTACACGACACAGTCACCACCCTCATCCTTGGCGGCCACAACAAGCGTGCAGAGCAGGTGGCACGTGACTTCCGCATCCCTGACAAGAG GCTCTGGTGGCTGAAGCTAACCGCCCTGGCAGATCTGGAAGACTGGGAGGAGCTAGAGAAATTTTCTAAGAGCAAGAAATCCCCCATCGGCTACCTG CCCTTTGTGGAAATCTGCATGAAGCAACACAACAAATATGAGGCCAAGAAGTACGCCTCCCGCGTGGGTCCTGAGCAGAAGGTCAAGGCCTTGCTTCTGGTTGG GgatgtggctcaggctgcagacgtggccatCGAGCACCGGAACGAGGCAGAGATGAGCCTCGTGTTGTCCCACTGCACCGGAGCCACAGATGGGGCCACGGTGGACAAGATTCAGCGGGCCCGGGCACAAGCCCAAAAGAAGTGA
- the VPS16 gene encoding vacuolar protein sorting-associated protein 16 homolog isoform X2 produces MGGSGSGSALLQPALGGCPLRAGQPPPALAMDCYTANWNPLGDSAFYRKYELYSMDWDLKEELRDCLVAAAPYGGPIALLRNPWRKEKAASVRPVLEIYSASGMPLASLMWKSGPVVSLGWSAEEELLCVQEDGVVLVYGLHGDFRRHFSMGNEVLQNRVLDARIFHTELGSGVAILTGAHRFTLSANVSDLKLRRMPEVPGLQSAPSCWTTLCRDRVAHILLAVGPDLYLLDHATCSPVTLPGLAPGVSSFLQMAVSFTSRHLALFTDTGYIWMGTASFKEKLCEFNCNIRAPPKQMVWCSRPRSKERAVVVAWERRLMVVGDTPESIQFVLDEDSYLVPELDGVRIFSRTTHEFLHEVPVASEEIFKIASMAPGALLLEAQKEYEKESQKADEYLREIQELGQLPQAVQQCIEAAGHEHWPDMQKSLLRAASFGKCFLDRFPPDSFVRMCQDLRILNAIRDYHIGIPLTYSQYKQLTIQVLLDRLVLRRLYPLAIQICEYLRLPEVQGVSRILAHWACYKVQQKDVSDEDVARAINQKLGDTPGVSYSDIAARAYGCGRTELAIKLLEYEPRSGEQVPLLLKMKRSKLALSKAIESGDTDLVFTVLLHLKNELNRGDFFMTLRNQPMALSLYRQFCKHQELETLKDLYNQDDNHQELGSFHIRASYTAEEHIEGRVAALQKAAEAFNKAKNDFAAKATEDQMRLLRLQRCLEDELGGRFLDLSVHDTVTTLILGGHNKRAEQVARDFRIPDKRLWWLKLTALADLEDWEELEKFSKSKKSPIGYLPFVEICMKQHNKYEAKKYASRVGPEQKVKALLLVGDVAQAADVAIEHRNEAEMSLVLSHCTGATDGATVDKIQRARAQAQKK; encoded by the exons GAAATATGAGCTGTATAGCATGGACTGGGACCTGAAGGAGGAACTCAGGGACTGCCTGGTGGCTGCTGCACCCTATGGGGGCCCCATTG CACTGCTGAGGAACCCCTGGCGGAAGGAGAAGGCTGCCAGCGTGCGGCCGGTGCTCGAGATCTACTCGGCTTCTGGCATGCCTCTGGCCAGTCTGATG tGGAAGAGCGGGCCCGTGGTGTCCCTGGGCTGGTCGGCCGAGGAGGAGCTGCTCTGCGTGCAGGAGGACGGCGTCGTGCTGGTGTACGGGCTTCATGGTGACTTCCGGAGACACTTCAGCATGGGCAAC GAGGTGCTCCAGAACCGGGTTCTAGATGCCCGCATCTTCCATACCGAGCTTGGTTCTGGGGTGGCCATCCTCACAGGGGCCCACCGCTTCACCCTCAGCGCCAACGTGAGCGACCTCAAACTCCGCCGGATGCCAGAGGTGCCAG GTCTGCAGAGTGCACCCTCATGCTGGACCACGCTGTGCCGGGACCGAGTGGCACACATTCTTCTGGCCGTGGGACCTGATCTTTACCTCCTGGACCATGCGACCTGCTCCCCAGTG ACACTCCCCGGCCTGGCCCCAGGAGTGAGCAGCTTCCTGCAGATGGCTGTCTCCTTCACCAGCCGGCATCTGGCACTCTTCACAGACACAGGCTACATCTGGATGGGCACGGCATCCTTCAAG GAGAAGCTGTGTGAGTTCAACTGCAACATCCGGGCCCCCCCGAAACAGATGGTCTG GTGCAGCCGTCCTCGCAGCAAGGAGAGGGCTGTTGTGGTGGCCTGGGAGAGGCGGCTCATGGTGGTGGGTGACACACCTGAGAGCATCCA GTTTGTGCTGGACGAGGACTCCTACCTGGTGCCTGAGCTGGATGGAGTCCGCATCTTCTCCCGCACCACCCATGAGTTCTTGCACGAGGTTCCAG TGGCCAGTGAGGAGATCTTTAAAATCGCCTCGATGGCCCCCGGAGCGCTGCTGCTGGAGGCCCAGAAGGAGTATGAG aaagAGAGCCAGAAGGCGGATGAGTACCTGCGGGAGATCCAGGAGCTGGGGCAGCTGCCCCAGGCCGTGCAGCAGTGCATCGAGGCTGCAGGACATGAGCACTGGCCAGACATGCAGAAGAGTCTGCTCAGG GCGGCCTCCTTCGGAAAGTGTTTCCTGGACAGGTTTCCACCCGACAGCTTCGTGCGCATGTGTCAGGATCTTCGTATACTCAATGCCATCCGGGACTATCACATCGGGATCCCCCTTACCTATAGCCA ATACAAGCAACTCACCATCCAGGTGCTGCTGGACAG GCTTGTATTGCGGAGGCTTTACCCCCTGGCCATTCAGATATGTGAGTACCTGCGGCTTCCTGAGGTGCAGGGCGTCAGCAGGATCCTGGCCCACTGGGCCTGCTACAAG GTACAACAGAAGGATGTGTCTGATGAGGATGTTGCTCGGGCCATTAACCAAAAGCTGGGAGACACGCCTGGCGTCTCTTACTCTGACATTGCTGCACGAGCCTATGGCTGTGGCCGCACGGAGCTGGCTATCAAG CTGCTGGAGTATGAGCCACGCTCTGGGGAGCAGGTACCCCTTCTCCTAAAGATGAAGAGGAGCAAACTGGCACTAAGCAAGGCCATCGAGAGCGGGGACACTGACCTGG TGTTCACGGTGCTGCTGCACCTGAAGAATGAGCTGAACCGAGGAGACTTTTTCATGACACTTAGGAATCAGCCCATGGCCCTGAGTTTATACCGACAG TTCTGTAAACATCAGGAGTTGGAGACACTGAAGGACCTTTATAACCAGGATGACAACCACCAGGAGCTGGGCAGCTTCCACATCCGAGCCAGCTACACGGCAGAGGAG CATATCGAGGGGCGAGTTGCAGCTCTGCAGAAGGCAGCCGAAGCCTTCAACAAGGCCAAGAACGACTTTGCAGCCAAG GCCACAGAGGATCAAATGCGGCTCCTGCGACTGCAGCGATGTCTAGAAGACGAGCTAGGGGGCCGGTTCTTAGACCTGTCTGTACACGACACAGTCACCACCCTCATCCTTGGCGGCCACAACAAGCGTGCAGAGCAGGTGGCACGTGACTTCCGCATCCCTGACAAGAG GCTCTGGTGGCTGAAGCTAACCGCCCTGGCAGATCTGGAAGACTGGGAGGAGCTAGAGAAATTTTCTAAGAGCAAGAAATCCCCCATCGGCTACCTG CCCTTTGTGGAAATCTGCATGAAGCAACACAACAAATATGAGGCCAAGAAGTACGCCTCCCGCGTGGGTCCTGAGCAGAAGGTCAAGGCCTTGCTTCTGGTTGG GgatgtggctcaggctgcagacgtggccatCGAGCACCGGAACGAGGCAGAGATGAGCCTCGTGTTGTCCCACTGCACCGGAGCCACAGATGGGGCCACGGTGGACAAGATTCAGCGGGCCCGGGCACAAGCCCAAAAGAAGTGA